Proteins encoded within one genomic window of Callithrix jacchus isolate 240 chromosome 11, calJac240_pri, whole genome shotgun sequence:
- the LOC100895615 gene encoding uncharacterized protein LOC100895615, with protein sequence MTELASSGGGSPAGDGEEGLGDERGLVIHHPAEEQPYSCPLCGQTFSQQPSLVRHQKAHAGAGRAAAFVCPECGKAFSVKHNLEVHQRTHTGERPFPCPECGRCFSLKQNLLTHQRIHSGEKPHQCAQCGRCFREPRFLLNHQRTHARMPAPHPRRPGVFGERRPYFCPRCGKSFAREGSLKTHQRSHGHGPEGQASHLGRVL encoded by the coding sequence ATGACCGAGCTGGCGTCCTCCGGGGGCGGGTCCCCTGCCGGGGACGGGGAGGAGGGTCTAGGGGACGAGCGAGGCCTGGTCATCCACCACCCGGCGGAGGAGCAGCCCTACAGCTGCCCACTGTGCGGCCAGACCTTCTCGCAGCAGCCCAGCCTAGTGCGGCACCAGAAGGCGCACGCCGGGGCGGGCCGCGCGGCCGCCTTCGTGTGCCCCGAGTGTGGCAAGGCCTTCAGCGTCAAGCACAACCTCGAGGTGCACCAGCGCACGCACACCGGAGAGCGGCCCTTCCCCTGCCCCGAGTGCGGCCGCTGCTTCAGCCTCAAGCAGAACCTGCTCACGCACCAGCGCATCCACAGCGGCGAGAAGCCGCACCAGTGCGCCCAGTGCGGCCGCTGCTTCCGCGAGCCGCGCTTCCTGCTCAACCACCAGCGCACCCACGCGCGCATGCCCGCGCCGCACCCACGCCGCCCCGGCGTCTTTGGGGAGCGGCGGCCCTACTTCTGCCCCCGCTGCGGCAAGAGCTTCGCGCGCGAGGGCTCGCTCAAGACCCACCAGCGCAGCCACGGCCACGGGCCGGAGGGCCAGGCCTCGCACTTAGGCCGCGTGCTATGA